In Microcella indica, the genomic window TGCTGCCGCAGATCGCACGCGACCTCGAGGTCGGGCCCGCGACCGCCGCACTCACGGTGTCGGGCACGACGGCGGGGCTCGCCCTCGCCGTGCTGCCGTGGTCGTGGGTCGCCGATCGCATCGGCCGGCTCGCCGCGATGCGCATCGCACTCGTCAGCGCGAGCGCCCTCGGGCTTCTCGCGCCGCTCGCGCCGAGCATCGAGCTGCTCGTCGGAATCCGCATCGTCGAGGGCGTCGCCCTCGGAGGCCTCCCTGCGGTCGCGCTCACCTACCTGAGCGAGGAGGTCGACCGGCGGCACGCGGCGGTCGCCGCCGCGACCTACGTCGCGGGAACGAGCGTCGGCGGCCTCACGGGGCGGCTCGTCGCGGCGCCGGTCGCCGAGCTGAGCGACTGGCGCGGAGGGCTCGCCGCCGCCGCGGCCGTCGCCGCGGTCGCGGCGGTCGTGTTCCTCGTTCTCGCCCCGCGGGCTCGCGGCTTTCAGCCGGGCACCGTGCGCGGCGCGCGGCACATCGTCTCGGTCGTGCGCACGCTCGCGCGCGATCGTGTGGTCGTGGCTCTGTGGCTGCAGGGTGCGCTCCTCATGGGCGCGCTCGTCACGATGTACAACTATCTGGGCTTCCACCTCGAAGAGGCGCCGTTCGGGCTCCCGCCCGCGGTCGCGTCGCTGCTCTTCACCGCCTACCTCGCCGGTACGCTCTCCTCGCGCATGGCGGGCGCCCTCGTGGAGCGGGTGGGCCGACGAGGCGTGCTTCTCGCCTCCGGCGCGCTCGTGCTCGTGGGCGCGCTGCTCACCCTGGCGCCCGTGCTCGCGGTCGTCATCGTGGGTCTCGTCGCCCTCACCGCCGGGTTCTTCGCCGGCCACGCCGTGGCCTCCGGGTGGATCGGAGCGCGCGCGAGGGTGGGGCGGGCCCAGGCCGCGAGCATCTACACGCTCAGCTACTACGCCGGGTCGAGCGCCGCCGGCTGGCTCGGCGGCGTGCTGTTCGTGGTCGGCGACTGGCCCGCGGTGGTGGCGCTCGTCGTGGCGCTCGCGGGCTCGGCCACTCTCGCGGCGGCGATCGCCGCACGGGAGTCCCCGGCCGCGACCGATGCCGCTCAGTAGACTGCGCGCATGGTGGACGAGGGCACGGGGAGCGGCGCCGGAGCCGTGATCGTCGCGATCGTCGCCGGGCTGCTGCTGCTCACGATCGTGACGATCGCGCTCGTCTCGCTCGTGATCGTGCCCCGCAATCGTCGACCGCAGAGCGCGCTCGCCTGGCTGCTGCTCATCTACATCCTGCCGATCGTCGGCTTCCTGCTCTTCCTCACGCTCGGGTCTCGGCGGCTGCCCAAGCGCCGCCGAGAGAAGCAGGTGGAGATCAACCAGTACATTCTCGACACGACGGTCGGTATGGACCAGGTGTCGACGAACGAGCCCTGGCCGCCGTGGCTCATGCCGATCGCGCAGCTCAACCGCAACCTGGGTTCGATGCCTCTCGTGGGCGGCAACTCTGCCGAGCTCATCGCCGACTACACGGAGTCGCTGCGGTCGATGACGGAGGAGATCGACGCGGCAACCCGGTCGGTGCACGTCGAGTTCTACATCATGTCGGTCGATGAGGAGACCGAGCCGTTCTTCGCCGCCCTCGGGCGCGCTGTCGATCGCGGCGTCACGGTGCGCGTGCTGTTCGACCATGTGGCCTCGTTGCGCGTGCGCGGGTATCGCAGCATGCTGCGTCGCCTCGACGCGATCGGCGCCCTGTGGCACCGGATGCTCCCCGTGCGCCCGTGGCGGGGCCAGTACCAGCGACCCGACCTGCGCAACCACCGCAAGTTCCTCATCGTCGACGGGCGCGTGGCCTTCACGGGGTCGCAGAACCTCATCGAGCGCACCTACCACCGCGGCCCCCACTGGTCGGGTCGACTGGAGTGGAAGGAGCTCATGGTGCGGTTCGAGGGGCCGATCGTCGCCGGTGTCGACGCTCTGTTCGCGACGGACTGGTACAGCGAGACGGATGAGCTGCTGTTGCGGGAGACTCCGGCGGTCGTGGAGGCCGACCCGACGCGCATTCTGGACGCCCAGGTGGTGCCGAGCGGGCCGGCGTTCGAGGGCGAGAACAACCTGCGGCTCTTCAACTCTTTGCTGTATGCGGCGCAGGAGCAGATTCAGATCTGCTCGCCGTACTTCGTGCCGGACGAGTCGATGCTGTACGCGATCACGACGGCCGCGCAGAGCGGGCTCGACGTGCAGCTCTTCGCGTCGGAGATCGGCGATCAGCCGCTCGTGTTCCACGCCCAGCGCTCCTACTACGAGGAGCTGCTGCGGGCGGGGGTGCGCATCTGGCTGTACCGCGCACCCACGGTGCTGCACGCGAAGCACTTCACGATCGACGACCAGGTGGCCGTGATCGGCTCGAGCAACATGGATATGCGCTCGTTCAGCCTCAACCTCGAGGTGTCGGTCATGGTGCGGGGGGCGAGCATCATCAGCGAGCTGCGGGCGATCGAGCAGTCCTATCGCGACAACTCTCGCGAGCTCACGCTGGAGGACTGGATGCGCCGGCCTCGCCATATGCGCATCTTCGACGACCTCGCGCGCGTGACGGCGACCGTGCAGTAGCGACGGCGCGGCCGCGAGCGTAGGGTGCCCCCATGACGCAGAAGACCCTGCCGACCGATGTGCCCGTCGAGGAGTTCCTCGCGACGCTCGACGCTCGACGCAGCGCCGAGGGCGCCGAGCTCGTGGAGGTGTACCGCGCCGCCACGGGCGCGGAGCCCGTCATGTGGGGCCCGTCGATCGTGGGGTTCGGCCAGTACACCTATCGCTATGCGAGCGGGCACGATGGCGTCTGGCTGCGCACGGGGTTCTCTCCCCGCAAGGCCAAGCTCTCCCTGTACGGGCTCACCGAGCACCCCGACTCGCCCCCGCTGCTCGACCGCCTCGGGCCGCACACCGCCGCTGTCGCGTGCGTCTACGTCACGCGACTGTCGGTCATCGACCTGGACGTGCTGCGCGAGCTGGTCGCCCTCGGCTGGACGACGACCGCCGACTCCGCCGTCTGACGCGGATGCTCAGTCGCGGGAGATGCGGATCATCTCGTCGCGCGGCACGACCTTGATGCGCTCGCGGCCCTGCTTCTCGCCGAGCGACACCTCGTGGGCATCGAGACGGTGCCACCCGTCGAGGTTCGTGTACAGCACGCCGCGACCGTCGAGCAGATCGGTCACCGCCTGCTCGGCAGGCTCGGCGGGAGTCCACCACGAGCTCTGATCCTTCACCAGGTGCTGGATCGTCTCCATCGCGTCGCTTTTGGTGTGACCGATGAGCCCCACCGGGCCGCGCTTGATCCAGCCCGTTGCGTACACGCCCGGCAACTGGTCGTTGTCGTCGCCGAGCACCTGACCCTCGTGATTCGGGATCACGCCGTGACGCTCATCGAACGGGATGCCGTCGAGCGGCGACCCGAAGTAACCGACCGCGCGATACAGGGCCTGCACCTCGACCTCGCGGAACTCGCCCGTGCCGCGCACACCGCCCTGGCCGTCCGGCTCCGTGCGCTCGTACCGGAAGCCGCTCACCGCACCATCCGTCGTCAGCACCTCCACGGGGCGCGCGTAGAAGTGCAGGTGCAAGCGCCGAGACGCGCTTCCCGTCTCCCGGCTGCGCCACTGCGTGAAGATGCGGTCGATGACCGTCAGCTGCTTGTTCGACGTGATCGCGTCGCGCGAGGCCGGGTCGTGATCGAAGTCCTCCTCGTGCACGATCATGTCCACGTCGCGCAGCTCGCCGAGTTCTCGCAGCTCCAGGGGCGTGAACTTCACCTGCATCGGGCCGCGGCGCCCGAACACGTGCACATCCGTCACGGGTGATGCCTGGAGGCCCGCGTACACGTTCTCGGGCACCTCCGTCGGCAGCAGATCCTCCGGGTGCTTCGCGAGCATGCGCGCGACATCGAGCGCCACGTTGCCGTTGCCGACGACCGCCACCGACTGCGCCTCGAGCGGCCACTCGCGCGGAACATCAGGATGCCCGTCGTACCAGCTGACGAAGTCAGCGGCACCGTAGCTGCCGTGCGCGTCGATGCCGGGCAGCTCGAGTGGAGCATCCCGCACCGCGCCCGTCGA contains:
- a CDS encoding MFS transporter; its protein translation is MTSDFGGHPRGSREYGRLLAALFVAGIATFTQLWSAQGVLPQIARDLEVGPATAALTVSGTTAGLALAVLPWSWVADRIGRLAAMRIALVSASALGLLAPLAPSIELLVGIRIVEGVALGGLPAVALTYLSEEVDRRHAAVAAATYVAGTSVGGLTGRLVAAPVAELSDWRGGLAAAAAVAAVAAVVFLVLAPRARGFQPGTVRGARHIVSVVRTLARDRVVVALWLQGALLMGALVTMYNYLGFHLEEAPFGLPPAVASLLFTAYLAGTLSSRMAGALVERVGRRGVLLASGALVLVGALLTLAPVLAVVIVGLVALTAGFFAGHAVASGWIGARARVGRAQAASIYTLSYYAGSSAAGWLGGVLFVVGDWPAVVALVVALAGSATLAAAIAARESPAATDAAQ
- the cls gene encoding cardiolipin synthase → MVDEGTGSGAGAVIVAIVAGLLLLTIVTIALVSLVIVPRNRRPQSALAWLLLIYILPIVGFLLFLTLGSRRLPKRRREKQVEINQYILDTTVGMDQVSTNEPWPPWLMPIAQLNRNLGSMPLVGGNSAELIADYTESLRSMTEEIDAATRSVHVEFYIMSVDEETEPFFAALGRAVDRGVTVRVLFDHVASLRVRGYRSMLRRLDAIGALWHRMLPVRPWRGQYQRPDLRNHRKFLIVDGRVAFTGSQNLIERTYHRGPHWSGRLEWKELMVRFEGPIVAGVDALFATDWYSETDELLLRETPAVVEADPTRILDAQVVPSGPAFEGENNLRLFNSLLYAAQEQIQICSPYFVPDESMLYAITTAAQSGLDVQLFASEIGDQPLVFHAQRSYYEELLRAGVRIWLYRAPTVLHAKHFTIDDQVAVIGSSNMDMRSFSLNLEVSVMVRGASIISELRAIEQSYRDNSRELTLEDWMRRPRHMRIFDDLARVTATVQ
- a CDS encoding DUF1801 domain-containing protein encodes the protein MTQKTLPTDVPVEEFLATLDARRSAEGAELVEVYRAATGAEPVMWGPSIVGFGQYTYRYASGHDGVWLRTGFSPRKAKLSLYGLTEHPDSPPLLDRLGPHTAAVACVYVTRLSVIDLDVLRELVALGWTTTADSAV
- a CDS encoding FAD-dependent oxidoreductase; translation: MTKLRLAIVGAGPAGIYAADLLLKHDRAFEVSIDLFEQLPAPYGLVRYGVAPDHPRIKGIVNALREVLDSGDIRVFGNVRYGADITLDDLKRHYHAVIFSTGAVRDAPLELPGIDAHGSYGAADFVSWYDGHPDVPREWPLEAQSVAVVGNGNVALDVARMLAKHPEDLLPTEVPENVYAGLQASPVTDVHVFGRRGPMQVKFTPLELRELGELRDVDMIVHEEDFDHDPASRDAITSNKQLTVIDRIFTQWRSRETGSASRRLHLHFYARPVEVLTTDGAVSGFRYERTEPDGQGGVRGTGEFREVEVQALYRAVGYFGSPLDGIPFDERHGVIPNHEGQVLGDDNDQLPGVYATGWIKRGPVGLIGHTKSDAMETIQHLVKDQSSWWTPAEPAEQAVTDLLDGRGVLYTNLDGWHRLDAHEVSLGEKQGRERIKVVPRDEMIRISRD